The Novosphingobium sp. Gsoil 351 genome contains the following window.
TTCTCCCACTCGGTGTCGGTGCGCGCGATCTCGACGCGAAATTCGTGGCGGCCGTTGGCGGATGCGATCGACAGGGGAACGACTTCCAGTCCCGAAATCGGATGCCGGACCGGTGCCGAGGCCGCCGCCTTCTGTCCGGCGTCGGCGCTCATCGGCGAGCACGCGGCAAGCGCGGCGAGGACGGCGTAAAAAACGACGCGAACGCTCATGTTTCTGATTCTCCAGCCGCTTCGTCGACCCATTCGAGCGCTTCGGCCTCGCTGGCTGCATCAACCAGAATGCGCGCGCTGTCGAGGGGGTGGCCCGCGCGGAGCATCGCGGCGAACTGCTTCTGGCGCTGGGCGGGATCTGGCCGCGCCTTCCCGAACGGGCCGAACCGTCGCTTGCGCGCGAGGACCAGCGCCGCGCGCCGCGAAGCTGCTTCGTCGCCCTGGACGCTGGCGCGCAATTCCTCGGCGATGCCGGCGCCGCGCAAAGCCTGCTCGATCCGCCGGTCGCCATAGCCGCGGCGGTGCAGGCTAGACGCGCGTCCGCGCGCGAA
Protein-coding sequences here:
- a CDS encoding regulatory protein RecX codes for the protein MRPPRQPRTPRVTKPLDPPGLEELALAYVARFATSAGKLAQYLRRKLCERGWNAVPGPDVAALIERFVAAGYVDDAGFARGRASSLHRRGYGDRRIEQALRGAGIAEELRASVQGDEAASRRAALVLARKRRFGPFGKARPDPAQRQKQFAAMLRAGHPLDSARILVDAASEAEALEWVDEAAGESET